The segment TTCGGGCCTAACTGATGCAGAACGCGACCTTATCCAATTCACTACTGGAATGCCGCAAGGTTCACTACCGGTTCGGTATCTGGGCGTTCCTCTCTGCACAAAAAAGCTTACATTACTGAACTGTGAAGTTTTAATCCAGCAAGTGAAAGGAAAATTCAACTCTTGGAGTGTAAGAGCCTTATCTTTTGCTGGACGCCTGCAGCTCATTAAGAGGGTCATTGCTGGAATAACCAACTTCTGGTGTTCATCTTTCGTATTACCAAAAGCTTGCATCAAACGGATTAACTCGCTCTGCGGTGTGTTCCTGTGGAAAGGAAACATCGATGATCGTCACACAGCAAGGGTTAGTTGGGAGATAGTAACAAAACCGAAGACTGAAGGAGGACTTGGAGTTCGAAATCTTGACCTTTGGAACAAGGCGTGCATACTAAAGCTGATCTGGCTGCTCTTCTTTGAAGCTGGATCCATATGGGTTGCGTGGTTTACAGAAACGGTGCTTGACGGAGATCTCAACTCATTCTGGACAGTGAAACCGAGCACAAGGAACTCATGGTTAGTAAATAAATTACTCAAACTGAGAAGTGAGATTTTTGGTTGGATCAAACTTAGAGTAAGGAATGGAGAAACTTGCCGTTTCTGGAATGATAACTGGTCAGAATTGGGCTCCTTGAGAACTTTCCTAGCCACTGACTCGAACTCATCTCTGGGTATCCGAGAGAACGCAACCCTGGCTTCTCTTTACAGGAACAACCACTGGATCCTGCCACACCCAAGATCGGAGAAACAGTTACAGCTTCATGTGCTCCTTACAACAATAGAACTCACAGCAGAAGATGACTATTATGAATGGGAACTGGAGGGTAACACTTACACAACTTATTCCACTGGTCAAGTGTATGGAATTCTATCTGGTCAGGGCGTTGCGGTTCCTTGGTCTCATATTATCTTGATTGCAGGAGGTATTCCTAAGCACTCTTTTCTGTCTTGGCTCTTTCTCTTGAACCGCTGTCCTACTCGGGACAGATTGTTGAATTGGGGGCTTCAAACTTCACCAACTTGCTTGCTCTGTAACTCATCACCAGAGTCTCGGGACCATTTCTATTTTCTCTGCCCCTATTCGTGGAGCTTGTGGTTGCCTCTTGCTCGTCGTTGCGGCCTAATTCCTCAACAACCATGGAATGATATCACAACTCAACTCCAATCATACAACAGCCGAAACTGGAGAGGAAGATTAATCTTACTTACCTGGCAGAGTTGTATCTTTTGGACTTGACAGGAAAGGAATGGTCGTCTACACCGGAACACATTCAGATCTCCTGACGCGTTGATCCGGCTGATAGATCGTCAAATAAGAGACAGAATACTGAGCTATCGTGAAAGGAGCCCTCGCCTCTCATCAAAAATGATGCAACAGTGGATTGCATGACTCTTCAGAACCTCCGTCGAGAAGCTTCGTTACCATCGACGTTCAACTCCCCCGACTTTTAACTTCTTTTCTCTAAGAGCAATTAGTATCTTTGATTTGGGTAATTAAACTACTTTGGGCTTTAACTAGGCTGGCTGGGCAAAAAAACACTAGCCGAAaggtttgtataattttatttttttctgcattttaaatatgaaattaagttaaaaaaaaatcaactttttCCAATAAACATTCACTAACATATGACCAGTTCGTGAAgaattttgttacaaaaattgTAACAGGGAAGGAGAAAAAATCTGCTAAAAACATGTGTATGTTATTGACCTATCTAGTTATTGATAAGTTTGTGGTTATACTTTTAACATCCACACAATGATCTGAAAGTATGAATGTCTACACATACATAGATGGAGATGTGTCATTAGTTGATAGGTGTATGCTTTTATTATCTTTAATGCATTTGCGAgagatatgaaaataaaaactgGTGATATATGAAAGTAGGGAATTTATTTCCACAAGAAAGTCAGCTACTTTCATTTAAGACAAGAAAATGAAAGTAATGAAGGGATGAGATTAATTAGATTGTGTGGTTGCAGTAAGActcaataaatatcaaaacttatTATGTATGAAGATGAAAACATATTCACATAATACTACTTGGTAATTAACTCTCACAATAATAATCAAAACGCAAGTATATTCATATTAAGTGGCAGCGATGATTACAAATGTGATGAAGTTTGACTAATAATAAAGAAATTACAATGACACAATATCATTACCGGAATTACTCAAAAGATTATAAAGTAACTAATCATTTAAGGATTGTGGTTTTGGGTATAGATGTAATCAGTGTGAGCAACTAAAGTTCTGCGTATCAAGACACACTCTTCTTCTCCAACACCTTCACAGTTTACCTCTTCTTGTTCTAGTTTCTGCgcataacaaaaatatataaacacgTGAGTATATTGTATCTCGACCATAGTTATTAAGAACTTTGTGTACAATATAAATGATTTGTAGTGTACAACAAGAACAGTGAGGGTGTTGTTGAGAGACCTCAACGGAGATTTCTTCCGCATCAACGGAGGTTGAAATGGGCCGGGCTGATGCGTATGTTAGCGTGGAGCAGAGGAGGAGGGAAGCGATGAAGAAGAAAGTTGTGAACTTCGCCATTTCTTTATCTGACAAAGTACTACACAATCTTGTTATTATTGAGTATATATGATTTAAAGTGAGGAGGAAGATATATGAGACTTGAGTTTTATAATTGAAGCGTATTTATAGAGAAACCTGCGATGAGATACTAGTTCAGCAGAAACGTGAGCCATGTAATTTGTGTGCGGCATGAAACCATTACCATACCAAACACGCaaattcatatttattatatgcttaagtTGAGTCATATATAATGTTGAcagtaataaacaaaaataaatttaacgaTTGTTTTGGGTTGGTTAATCAGGCAGATTCTAGTGAAATTGATCAACGTGGAGTCAgctatatcttttttttttttttgttcactgaGTCAGCTATAtcatatcttaaatattttactgAGGAAAGTTGGTGGCGGATGTATGATGTATCTGTATACTGAGAGTTTCACCTTATAATTTGCATGTGAAGTTAACTGCACTACTGCAGTGTCACTAATGAGTGATGTAGTTacttagttttaattttttttgtatccaTTTTCTGGTTGAAATTAATGAATAACTGGTTACTTCCAATCAATTGTGTTTGgttatttgtatatattcttTAGTCTTTAGTCTTTAccatcttttgttttatttaagtaattattatttttaattgaatgttaaattattcaaaacaaaaaaaaaactgtttttacaACTACGTGCAGCcattttgaaaaagaaagctGAAAAGAGTGCTGAAATTTAAACAGATTTTGGAAATCAAAAGAGAGACCAGCCTGCTCTCCTCCTTCATCCTTAGATTTAATTACATATAGTTGTGTGAGACATTCgcttatatgttttatttatttgaatcaGTGAATCACTATATAGATTCTAATGCGAACAAGATGAATGGAGATAGTACTGTGCTATGTTTGACGTTTTCATCCATGTTTTTATTGTCGGTCATCCATGTTTTATATGTACATTTTGCTGCAGATTTGATGTAACATTAATTTCATCCGATACAGTTGcatgtattataaaatcatgCTCACTTTTTAAAGtggttaataaaataattaagaaggaTCAATAGTAATGAAAACAACACTTGGCGCACGACATATTctgcaaaacaaataaaaaactctGGTCAATAATAGAGGGAAAAGGGGCTCAGCAAGATTCGtttcaaacatgaaaataatttgTACCTATCCACACACATCATATGCGTATTTAGCCTTATTTTCAACTGTTTACATTTGTTTGTTCATGTTAATTTATTCTTTGTTGTGTGGATCTTGTAAATCAAGATCAGCCATCCGAGGACCATATGCCTTCATTCACTTGGGCCTATACTTTATCATATGAATTGCATGTTTGGTCCATTTCAAAAACAGCTTGCGTTTATTTTTGTCTTCCTGGTCTTGTTGTTCTCTCCCTATAATGTCACGAACCTCTTGGAAAATTAGTATACTTTAAATAATGTAttgtgttaaatattttaaatatgtttaatcGGCTTGTTCGATCGATACTAGAAAGAATGCATTTATGCTACAAAATAAATTggatataataatttatgacCCAAATTTGGAATGCGTTCCATG is part of the Raphanus sativus cultivar WK10039 chromosome 5, ASM80110v3, whole genome shotgun sequence genome and harbors:
- the LOC108861755 gene encoding phytosulfokines 5-like — its product is MAKFTTFFFIASLLLCSTLTYASARPISTSVDAEEISVEKLEQEEVNCEGVGEEECVLIRRTLVAHTDYIYTQNHNP